In one Rhopalosiphum padi isolate XX-2018 chromosome 3, ASM2088224v1, whole genome shotgun sequence genomic region, the following are encoded:
- the LOC132926106 gene encoding uncharacterized protein LOC132926106 — protein MNTEMLIELVRDRPCLYDMSMKKYSDHAYKESVWREIASTLKQPVKECKKIWANLRDSYRRALKHAVTKSGQKSKIIKKWKYEDEMQFLKTHLKERETISNVGIVSDEDEDSFEPDKGPEEEYQPQYQNTEPVIDITHNTDIFDSQSSPNTSVNQSTPKETSVNQSTPKEFRKKTSLPKKNVSNYSESASSTLMKYILEKKDEEQLEGKKDSSAMDQFFLSMCSTVKQFSPYNQHLAKTKIFSIVSEIELDSLRQTQQPLFQPIPLSTSNFNLQSRMHVENFQISPGQHQQDYHQPSNHRYTPQQHSENDQEASNTFSATTFFQNFQAGADRN, from the exons atgaatactgAAATGCTAATAGAACTAGTGAGAGACCGACCATGTTTGTACGATATGAGCATGAAAAAGTATAGTGATCACGCATATAAAGAGAGTGTTTGGAGAGAAATTGCATCCACATTGAAACAACCag taaaagagtgtaaaaaaatatgggCCAACTTGCGAGATTCATATAGGAGAGCTTTAAAACATGCAGTTACTAAGTCTGggcaaaaatctaaaattataaaaaaatggaaGTATGAAGATGAAATGCAGTTTTTAAAAACTCATTTAAAAGAAAGAGAAACAATTAGTAATGTCGGTATAGTGAGTGACGAAGATGAAGACTCATTTGAACCTGATAAGGGTCCGGAAGAGGAATATCAACCTCAATATCAAAACACTGAACCTGTTATTGATATTACCCATAATACTGATATTTTTGATAGTCAATCAAGTCCAAACACATCAGTTAATCAATCAACACCAAAAGAGACATCAGTTAATCAATCAACACCAAAAGAGTTTCGCAAAAAAACAtcattaccaaaaaaaaatgtatcaaattattCAGAATCTGCATCTTCAACATTAATGAAATACATACTAGAAAAAAAAGACGAAGAACAACTAGAGGGAAAAAAGGACTCTAGTGCTATGGATCAATTTTTTTTGAGTATGTGTTCAACTGTAAAGCAATTTTCTCCATACAATCAACATctagcaaaaacaaaaattttttccaTCGTTTCCGAGATAGAATTAGACAGCTTGCGACAAACACAACAGCCACTATTCCAACCAATTCCACTATCTACTTCAAACTTTAACTTACAATCTCGGATGCATGTAGAAAATTTTCAGATTTCACCTGGTCAACACCAACAAGATTATCATCAGCCTTCAAACCACAGGTATACACCTCAACAACATTCTGAAAATGACCAAGAGGCATCAAACACATTTTCAGCAACAACTTTTTTCCAAAATTTTCAAGCAGGTGCAGATAGAAACTAA